From Stigmatopora argus isolate UIUO_Sarg chromosome 14, RoL_Sarg_1.0, whole genome shotgun sequence, the proteins below share one genomic window:
- the hao1 gene encoding 2-Hydroxyacid oxidase 1, translated as MSAKHVCVSDFEVEARKVLPKAVYDYYSSGAEEQTTLADNVAAFKRWRLIPRVLRDVSSVDLSVSMLGHKLNMPLCVAATAMQRMAHPDGETATARACRAMGTGMMLSSWATSTIEEVMSAMTSSPGNGDGVLWLQLYIYKDRELTLSLVRRAEEAGYGAIFVTVDTPYLGRRLEDMRNCFKLPSHLRLSNFSSDSLAFSEGDYGNDSGLAVYVAKAIDPALRWDDITWLKKNTRLPVIVKGVLTGEDASRAVRYGVDGILVSNHGARQLDGVPATLDVLEEVVEAVKGGCDVYLDGGVRRGTDVLKALALGAKAVFIGRPVLWGLSCQGEQGVTAVLQLLRDELTLAMALAGCRSLSEVSPSLVRRVDLASRM; from the exons GCTCTGGAGCTGAGGAACAGACCACATTGGCTGACAATGTGGCGGCCTTCAAGAG GTGGCGCCTGATCCCTCGGGTGTTGAGGGACGTGTCTTCGGTGGATCTGAGCGTTTCCATGCTAGGCCACAAGCTCAACATGCCCCTGTGTGTGGCGGCCACTGCCATGCAGAGGATGGCTCATCCAGATGGCGAGACGGCTACAGCGAGAG CCTGCCGAGCAATGGGGACGGGGATGATGCTGAGCTCTTGGGCCACCTCCACCATAGAGGAAGTGATGTCGGCAATGACCAGCTCGCCGGGTAATGGCGATGGCGTTCTGTGGCTGCAGCTTTACATTTACAAGGACAGAGAACTCACGCTGTCACTCGTCCGGCGGGCGGAGGAGGCGGGCTACGGGGCCATCTTTGTTACCGTGGATACGCCGTACCTGGGCAGGAGGCTGGAGGACATGCGCAACTGCTTCAAACTGCCTTCCCATCTCAG ATTGTCCAACTTCTCCAGCGACTCCTTGGCCTTCTCCGAGGGAGACTACGGCAACGACAGCGGTTTGGCAGTGTACGTGGCAAAAGCCATCGATCCCGCGCTCCGCTGGGACGATATCACCTGGCTCAAGAAAAACACACGCCTCCCCGTGATTGTCAAAGGAGTGTTAACCG GGGAGGACGCGTCCAGGGCTGTCCGCTACGGGGTCGACGGCATCTTGGTGTCCAACCACGGCGCTCGACAACTGGACGGCGTTCCTGCCACG ctgGACGTGCTGGAAGAGGTGGTGGAGGCTGTCAAAGGTGGTTGCGACGTCTACTTGGACGGCGGGGTGCGCCGAGGGACGGATGTCCTCAAAGCGCTGGCTTTGGGAGCCAAGGCGGTCTTCATCGGTCGGCCGGTCTTGTGGGGGCTCTCCTGCCAG GGTGAACAAGGTGTTACTGCAGTCCTTCAACTTCTTAGAGATGAGTTGACACTAGCTATGGCCTTGGCAG GTTGTCGTTCGCTGTCTGAGGTGAGCCCATCCTTGGTCAGAAGAGTGGACTTGGCGTCGAGAATGTAA